One part of the Nitrospiria bacterium genome encodes these proteins:
- the lexA gene encoding transcriptional repressor LexA, which translates to MKNPLTDRQAEVLNFVNQFIARSGYPPTVREIARHLGIRGHHAVRKHLLALEKNGHLTRGRGARSIGIADQPQAVSVPILGQVAAGKPILAEENILGTLALDRSVTRGGPVFLLKIKGDSMIGAGILDGDYVLVKAQAQAENGEIAVVLAEDEATVKRVFRRGDKIVLQPENPAHQPMTFTPKDALRILGKVLGVVRFPNLN; encoded by the coding sequence ATGAAGAACCCGCTGACCGACAGGCAGGCCGAGGTCCTGAACTTCGTGAATCAATTCATCGCGAGGTCCGGATATCCGCCCACCGTCCGCGAGATCGCACGGCATCTCGGGATCCGCGGACACCACGCGGTCCGAAAGCATCTCCTGGCTTTGGAAAAAAACGGTCACCTCACCCGCGGGCGCGGCGCGCGATCGATCGGGATCGCCGATCAACCTCAGGCCGTTTCCGTCCCGATCCTGGGCCAGGTGGCCGCGGGAAAGCCCATTCTCGCGGAAGAAAACATCCTCGGAACTTTGGCGTTGGACCGATCCGTGACGCGCGGGGGTCCGGTCTTCCTTTTGAAGATCAAGGGCGACAGCATGATCGGAGCCGGAATTTTAGACGGCGATTACGTGCTGGTGAAAGCGCAGGCCCAGGCCGAGAACGGGGAGATCGCGGTGGTCCTGGCGGAGGACGAGGCCACCGTGAAGCGCGTCTTCCGCCGCGGCGACAAGATCGTTCTGCAACCCGAGAACCCCGCGCATCAACCCATGACATTCACCCCAAAAGACGCCCTTCGTATCCTCGGCAAGGTCCTGGGCGTGGTCCGGTTTCCCAATCTCAATTAG
- a CDS encoding DNA polymerase domain-containing protein, protein MNSKPDSRRRLRGWLFDVYPAAEGMVLWIIAEDGRRLRLTDPFHPSFYFEGPSIESRNAVLHLSREKTPVTARHVERSEFFSGRAIPVVQVTVHDPTEYVGIVKRLVRIGDRLQFYNCDIDLSQLYFYERNLFPLALCSVDRTETETIQTIQALDSPWDPDYSLPPLRSMHLRLEGDLINPNHGGQGKLEIRDDHGRCVLEGDDPAEVLTGLNNHLRKNDPDLIFTDWGDSFIIPHVQMLSERCRIPVAFNRDRRMAIAGKKMRSYASYGRMVHSAGAQTFFGRWHIDRQNSFILNEAGLEGLFEQARVTKLPIQHMARTSTGTGITSMQLETAYRAGILIPWRKSEPEEFKSGFELLTIDKGGMVFLPPVGFQEEVAELDFASMYPAIMARFNISPETVGCSCCPGNRVPETGYTICTKRKGLVPETLEPLLAKRAQYKQRLKSTTDPKRRERYDQRQNALKWLLVVSFGYLGYKNARFGRIEAHECVTAYSRETLLQAKEIAEGRGYQLLHAIVDSVWVKKAGATEPDYRKLADAITQGTGLPINLEGIYRWIGFLPSKTRPSLSVPNRFLGVFRTGAMKIRGLEVRRTDTPSLVKEAQTRMIEVLNQAQDLKEYEAQIPEVVKILAEYRRRLVEGQVNLRELVITRTLSQDPREYKKATLSAVVSHELLARGVKLAPGEAIQYVITHDADKDPAGRARAYATLTADHAYDVEKYSELLLKSGESLLALFGYDLKRLEQLTR, encoded by the coding sequence ATGAACTCGAAACCGGATTCAAGGCGCAGGCTTAGGGGCTGGTTGTTCGACGTCTACCCTGCCGCTGAAGGCATGGTCCTCTGGATCATCGCGGAGGACGGACGTCGGCTCCGGCTGACCGATCCGTTTCATCCTTCCTTTTATTTCGAGGGTCCGTCGATTGAATCAAGAAACGCCGTTCTTCATCTGTCACGCGAAAAGACTCCCGTCACGGCCCGGCACGTCGAGCGCAGCGAGTTCTTCAGCGGCCGGGCGATCCCGGTGGTGCAGGTTACAGTCCACGATCCCACGGAATACGTCGGCATCGTAAAGAGGCTCGTCCGTATCGGCGACCGACTGCAATTCTATAATTGTGACATCGACCTCTCTCAGCTCTATTTCTATGAACGAAACCTATTCCCTTTGGCCTTGTGTTCCGTGGATCGCACCGAAACGGAAACGATCCAAACCATCCAAGCGCTCGATTCGCCCTGGGATCCGGATTATTCCCTTCCCCCGCTCCGCTCCATGCATCTGCGGTTGGAAGGGGACCTCATCAATCCAAATCACGGAGGTCAAGGGAAGCTTGAGATCCGGGATGACCATGGCCGGTGTGTGCTTGAAGGGGATGATCCGGCCGAGGTGTTGACCGGGCTCAACAATCACCTCCGTAAAAACGATCCGGACCTGATTTTCACCGATTGGGGAGACTCCTTCATCATCCCGCATGTTCAAATGCTTTCGGAGCGATGCAGGATTCCGGTCGCCTTCAATCGCGACAGGCGCATGGCGATCGCCGGGAAAAAGATGCGTTCCTATGCCTCCTATGGACGGATGGTCCACAGCGCCGGGGCGCAGACCTTCTTCGGCCGTTGGCACATCGACCGGCAGAATTCGTTCATTCTCAACGAGGCGGGTCTCGAAGGACTGTTTGAACAGGCCCGGGTCACAAAGCTCCCGATTCAGCATATGGCCCGGACCTCGACCGGAACGGGGATCACCTCCATGCAGCTTGAGACGGCTTACCGGGCGGGAATCCTCATTCCGTGGCGAAAGAGCGAGCCGGAGGAGTTCAAGTCCGGCTTCGAGCTGCTCACGATCGATAAAGGCGGCATGGTCTTTCTTCCGCCGGTGGGTTTTCAGGAAGAGGTCGCCGAGCTTGATTTCGCCTCGATGTATCCCGCCATCATGGCCCGGTTCAACATCTCGCCCGAAACGGTCGGCTGTTCCTGCTGCCCCGGAAATCGCGTTCCGGAAACGGGCTATACGATCTGCACAAAACGAAAGGGACTTGTCCCGGAAACCCTCGAGCCGCTTCTTGCCAAGCGAGCGCAGTATAAACAACGACTCAAATCCACGACCGATCCGAAACGGCGTGAACGTTACGATCAGCGCCAGAACGCGCTGAAATGGCTGCTCGTGGTCTCCTTCGGTTATCTGGGTTACAAGAATGCCCGTTTCGGGCGCATCGAAGCGCATGAGTGCGTGACGGCTTACAGTCGTGAGACGCTTCTTCAAGCCAAGGAGATTGCGGAAGGCCGTGGCTATCAACTCCTCCATGCCATCGTGGATTCCGTCTGGGTCAAGAAGGCCGGTGCGACGGAGCCCGACTATCGGAAGCTTGCGGATGCGATCACTCAGGGAACCGGCCTTCCGATCAACCTGGAAGGGATTTATCGTTGGATCGGGTTCCTTCCCTCGAAGACGCGGCCGAGCCTTTCGGTTCCGAACCGGTTTTTGGGCGTCTTTCGTACCGGAGCGATGAAGATACGGGGCCTGGAAGTGCGCCGCACCGACACGCCTTCCCTGGTCAAAGAAGCTCAAACCCGTATGATCGAGGTTTTAAATCAGGCCCAGGATCTTAAAGAATATGAGGCACAAATTCCTGAGGTCGTCAAAATCCTGGCCGAATACCGTCGGCGACTCGTTGAAGGACAGGTCAATCTAAGAGAGCTGGTCATCACGCGAACTCTTTCCCAGGACCCCCGGGAATACAAGAAGGCGACGCTTTCGGCCGTGGTTTCCCATGAACTGTTGGCCCGCGGGGTCAAACTCGCGCCGGGGGAAGCGATTCAGTACGTCATCACCCATGACGCGGATAAAGATCCGGCCGGCCGGGCCCGGGCCTATGCGACCCTCACGGCGGATCATGCCTATGACGTCGAAAAGTACAGCGAGCTGCTTTTAAAAAGCGGTGAAAGCCTCCTCGCCCTGTTTGGCTACGATCTTAAAAGGCTGGAGCAATTGACCCGATAA
- a CDS encoding SOS response-associated peptidase, whose amino-acid sequence MCARYTLTEEIILILKRLLIKSPMRDFHPRYNIAPSQNAPVILNEEGRSVQVFRWGLIPSWAKDPSIGYKLINARAESVAEKPSFRNAFKKRRCLIPADGFYEWRLESDGRTKTPMRIRLKSKEPFTFAGLWETWKDRQEKEFRTFTIITTEPNEILQPIHNRIPVIMKPEDEEAWLDPQADVKHLEKILAPYSSNEMEAYAVSKLVNSPKHDSPDCIEPAVVPPPSTLF is encoded by the coding sequence ATGTGCGCGAGATACACCCTTACGGAAGAGATCATCCTGATCCTGAAACGCCTGTTGATCAAGTCCCCGATGAGAGACTTCCACCCGCGGTATAATATCGCGCCCTCCCAGAACGCGCCCGTCATCCTGAACGAAGAGGGAAGATCGGTTCAAGTCTTCCGCTGGGGGCTCATCCCCTCCTGGGCCAAGGATCCGTCCATCGGCTATAAGTTGATCAATGCCCGCGCCGAGTCGGTCGCCGAGAAACCCAGTTTCAGAAATGCATTTAAAAAAAGAAGATGCCTCATTCCGGCCGACGGGTTTTATGAATGGCGTTTGGAATCGGACGGCCGAACGAAGACCCCCATGCGAATCCGGCTCAAATCAAAGGAGCCGTTCACCTTCGCCGGGCTATGGGAAACATGGAAGGACCGGCAGGAAAAAGAGTTTCGGACCTTTACGATCATTACGACCGAGCCGAATGAAATCCTGCAACCGATACATAACCGGATCCCCGTGATCATGAAACCGGAGGATGAAGAAGCCTGGCTCGACCCGCAGGCCGACGTCAAGCATTTGGAAAAGATTTTAGCGCCCTATTCGTCAAACGAGATGGAAGCCTACGCGGTGTCTAAGTTGGTCAACAGTCCGAAACAC